The Mycolicibacterium boenickei genome has a segment encoding these proteins:
- a CDS encoding ATP-binding cassette domain-containing protein — protein MFRRDPLLRLALDLLRPRWGRLILASVLGVLSLGSALALAGVSAWLITRAWQMPPILDLSVAVVAVRALGISRGVLGYCQRLAAHDTALRSAANARTGLYRKLATGPDDDAMRLPSGELVARVGGSVDELADVVVRSVLPIVVATVLGCVSVGVIALISPSAAAVLAICLLIAGALAPAVTARAVAAAESIAVQYRTDRDAATMLALEYAPELRVSGRLDEVIATAQRHHRDWGQAADRAAAPAALAAAMPSIAIGASVLGAVFAGIALAPTTAPTTLAILMLLPLSAFEATTALPDAAVGLTKSRIAARRLLQITEGDSGIRRRPTVPAVDLPACGRLAVIGPSGSGKTTLLMAMADHLNGNSRRAAFFAEDAHIFETTVRDNLLVVRGDATDAELRWAIERVGLADWLAGLPEGLSTVLEGGHTAVSAGQRRRLLLARVLLSDFSVVLLDEPTENLDAADGQRILTEILTPGDWFGSERAVVVATHHLPDTLDCPVIRCPQPGTAIGE, from the coding sequence ATGTTTCGTCGTGATCCGCTGCTACGGCTGGCGCTGGACCTGCTGCGGCCCCGGTGGGGCCGGCTGATCCTGGCCAGCGTCCTCGGTGTCCTGTCACTGGGCAGCGCGTTGGCCTTGGCGGGTGTCTCGGCGTGGTTGATCACCCGGGCCTGGCAGATGCCGCCGATCCTGGACTTGTCGGTGGCCGTGGTCGCGGTACGGGCGCTGGGCATCTCGCGCGGCGTCCTGGGGTACTGCCAGCGGCTGGCAGCCCACGACACGGCACTGCGTTCGGCGGCCAACGCCCGCACCGGTTTGTACCGCAAGCTCGCCACCGGACCGGACGACGACGCGATGCGGCTGCCCAGCGGCGAATTGGTGGCCCGGGTCGGCGGTTCGGTAGATGAGCTCGCCGACGTCGTGGTGCGCTCAGTGCTGCCGATCGTGGTGGCCACGGTGCTCGGCTGCGTGTCCGTCGGTGTCATCGCGCTCATCTCGCCGAGCGCCGCTGCCGTGCTGGCAATCTGCCTGCTGATCGCCGGAGCGCTGGCCCCGGCGGTCACTGCCCGCGCCGTGGCTGCGGCGGAATCCATTGCGGTCCAATACCGCACTGACCGCGACGCCGCGACGATGCTCGCCCTCGAGTATGCCCCTGAGTTGAGGGTCAGCGGACGCCTCGACGAGGTGATCGCCACCGCGCAACGCCATCACCGCGACTGGGGACAGGCGGCCGACCGTGCCGCGGCACCCGCAGCACTGGCCGCCGCCATGCCCAGCATCGCCATCGGGGCCAGCGTCCTGGGCGCCGTCTTCGCGGGCATCGCACTGGCCCCCACCACCGCGCCGACGACCCTGGCCATCCTCATGTTGTTGCCGTTGTCCGCATTCGAGGCCACCACCGCGCTTCCCGACGCTGCCGTCGGACTCACCAAGTCCCGCATCGCTGCCCGGCGTCTGCTCCAGATCACCGAGGGCGACTCGGGGATCCGCAGGCGACCCACGGTGCCCGCGGTCGATCTGCCTGCCTGCGGCCGGCTCGCCGTCATCGGCCCGAGCGGGTCAGGCAAGACCACGCTGTTGATGGCGATGGCCGACCACCTCAACGGAAACTCCCGGCGGGCAGCATTTTTCGCCGAAGACGCGCACATCTTCGAGACCACGGTGCGAGACAACCTGCTCGTGGTCCGCGGGGACGCCACCGATGCCGAACTGCGGTGGGCCATCGAGCGGGTCGGTCTGGCCGATTGGCTCGCAGGCCTGCCCGAAGGCTTGTCGACGGTACTGGAAGGCGGCCATACCGCAGTGTCGGCCGGGCAGCGCCGCCGCCTGCTCTTGGCCAGGGTGCTGTTGTCCGATTTTTCCGTGGTGCTGCTCGATGAGCCGACCGAGAACCTCGACGCCGCCGACGGCCAACGGATCCTCACCGAAATCCTCACTCCGGGCGATTGGTTCGGCTCCGAGCGGGCCGTCGTCGTGGCCACCCACCACCTACCGGACACGCTCGACT